The following DNA comes from Peribacillus sp. FSL E2-0218.
GCTCATTCGCCCCGCCGGCAAGTTTATCTTGAGCTTGCTTCAATTGATTAAAACCACCGCTCAGCGCACTTGCCCCTTCACCTAATTGAGCTGCTCCGTCGTTTAAATTGTTGCCTCCCTTGGCAATTTCGGATGCGCTCGCCGAAAGCTTTCCAACCCCTTCGGAAACTCCTTTACTTCCTTCGCTGATACGGGAGAGCGAGGCAATCACTCCATCCAGCCGTGCTTTCTCGGCGGGATCTTCCGTGCTTTCGGATTGTTGTTTCATACCGGAAATAACTTCTTCCAAACCGGCTGTAACTTCAGCTGCCCCAGCTTTCGCATCACCTGTAGCTGCACTCCATTCGGATAAGGAGCCTGAAAGCTGACTAGCACCGGCAGCGACACCATTTGCTCCCTCAGTCAAAGCTGGCAGCTTTTCTTCGATCTGATTGAAACCAGCTAATGACTGCTGCAAGCCGTTGGCCAATTCACCGGTTCCTGCTTCGGATTTTTTGGCACCCTCCAAAAGCCGGGATTGTCCGTCTTTCATTTGACCGACACCAGAGCTAAACTGTTGCAATCCTTGATTCAGTTCTTTTGACCCTGCTGCTGCCGAACCAATTCCATTGGAAAAGGTCAAAGATTTTTCGGCCAATTTTTCGAGATTTTCATGAATTTCAACTGAACCGGAATGAACCGAATCAATTCCGTCTTCCACTTTTTTGGAGCCTTCTTTAGCAGAGTTAATACCTTCACCAAGTTCAGTTGATCCGTTTTTAACGGTATCCGTTCCATCTTTTAACTTCCCGGCACCATCACTGGCACTTTTTAATCCGTCAGCAACTTCGTTCAAATTGTCAAACATGGATTCCGCGTACGTTTTCGTAACAGCTGACGACACTTCCCCTTTGATTCTTTCAGTAGCTGCATCTCCGATTTTCGTAGATATATAGTTAAACCCCTCGTTAGAGGTGTAAATTAAATCGAGTTTCTCCGGATTATCCTCTTGCAAAGTCGTTGCATTTTTGGAAAAGTTTTTCGGTATCTCTATTTTCATGTAATAATCTTGGTTTTCAAGACCTTCATTTGCTTCTTTTTGAGTGACGAAGTGCCAATCAAAGTCATTTTTATCGTTTAACTCCTTCACAAGGTCTTTTCCTATTGTGAGTTCCGTATCATTGAACTCGGCTCCCTCATCCATATTGACGATGGCAACCGGCAATTGGTCCACCTTTCCATATGGATCCCAAAACGCCCAAAGGAATGTTCCACTGTATAGTAAAGGAATCAATATGATCCCGATAATGGAAATGAGTATCATAGGATGCTTGATGATTGCTGAAAATTCACCCTTTAAAGATTTGAACACACTTACCAAGTCCTCCCTTTACGGCAATATTGCCGTTTGTATGTTGGATTGCATCTAATATTTATCGTTACGTTCATTCTTTTCCAATGAAATGATAATAAATGACCGTATTGTTCATTTGGTCATTCATAGGATTGAATATAACATTTATCCAGCCTTTTATCAATATTTTTTCATTTTCCCCATTCTAACTTTTGCTACTTAAATCCCTATTCCTTACATCTCTACATCAACAATGGGCGGCGCACCTCGAAACATATTTCATGTTATTCTCCCCAAAAAAAGGCATCCGGAATATCGGATGCCCTTGCCTTCTTCTATAAAAATTATTTCCAAATAACTAAATGAAGCGCTTTCATATCATTTGGAAGTGATGCCCGTTAACTTTTCCGCCTGCCTAGTCAATTTATCCAATGAATCCCGATACTCTTTTTCCAGTTGCTTTATGATGTCTGCAGCTGTATCGATTTTTTTTATCGCTCCAACGCCATGTCCGGCTGACCAAATGTCACGCCACGCTTTTGATTCGGAAGTTTTGGACATGCTGTCGAAATCCACCTTTTCTTTTTTGGCTAATTGCTCGGGGTCCATGCCTGCCTTTTTGATGCTTGGCTTCAGCATATTGCAATTCACGCCTGAAAAAGCATCAGTCAAGATGATATCATCATGATCCGAATCGACAAGCATTTCACGATACTCATCATTCGCCCTGCTCTCCTTCGCTACGATAAAACGCGTTCCCATATATGCAAGATCCGCTCCTGCGGCTTGAGCAGCCAAGATGCTGTGACCCGTACTTATCGAACCAGCGAGCAATATGATGCCGTCCCAGAATGTCCTGACGCTGTCCACAAACGCAAAGCTATTGATTTCACCCGCATGGCCCCCAGCTCCAGCAGCTACCAAGATCAATCCATCGACACCGGAATCGGCAGCTTTTTTGGCAAACTCCACACTGCTGACATCCGAAAAGACTAATCCGCCATAGCTATGTACGACGTCCACCACATGTTTAGGGGACCCTAATGATGTAATGATGATGGGAGGTTGATGTTTTTTGACTAGTTCCAATTCTTCTTCCAGACGGCTATATGTACGATGGACAACCATGTTCATTGCCCATGGTGCAATCTTGCTGTTCGGATCTTTATCCTTTGCCGCCTTCAATGTATCGCTTATTTCGCCCATCCATTGGTCAAGCATCTCTATCGGGCGGGCATTTGGCGCTGGAAAAGAACCAATCACACCATTCAAACAACATTCTTTCACTAACTCAGGACCCGATATCAAGAACATGGGTGCAGAGATGACTGGCAGAGATAATTGATTCCACCACTGTTCAGGCAAAGTTCTACTCATCTACGAA
Coding sequences within:
- a CDS encoding YhgE/Pip domain-containing protein; the protein is MFKSLKGEFSAIIKHPMILISIIGIILIPLLYSGTFLWAFWDPYGKVDQLPVAIVNMDEGAEFNDTELTIGKDLVKELNDKNDFDWHFVTQKEANEGLENQDYYMKIEIPKNFSKNATTLQEDNPEKLDLIYTSNEGFNYISTKIGDAATERIKGEVSSAVTKTYAESMFDNLNEVADGLKSASDGAGKLKDGTDTVKNGSTELGEGINSAKEGSKKVEDGIDSVHSGSVEIHENLEKLAEKSLTFSNGIGSAAAGSKELNQGLQQFSSGVGQMKDGQSRLLEGAKKSEAGTGELANGLQQSLAGFNQIEEKLPALTEGANGVAAGASQLSGSLSEWSAATGDAKAGAAEVTAGLEEVISGMKQQSESTEDPAEKARLDGVIASLSRISEGSKGVSEGVGKLSASASEIAKGGNNLNDGAAQLGEGASALSGGFNQLKQAQDKLAGGANELKDGQGQLVAGLTTFGESINAAQNGLGQLTDGSNNLVNGLDQLENGSKQLSSGTSQLSEGSKSLITGTDRLKEGSSSLTNGMGDLANGAIKLQDGIAKLSDGSEELHDELKDGADEAGKIKSNDDVYDMFASPVKVDKLPIHNVPNYGTSFAPYLISLSLFIGAIVLTIIFKLREPAVKPANGFSWFISKYSVMALIGICQAILVDSILILGLGIEVTSLPLFFAVSILASCTFMAIIQFLGSALDNPGRFIALLILILQLTSSGGTFPNELVPGFLQGFTPFLPMTYSINAFRAVISTGDYSFMWHNLSILAIFLVVALVLSLLYFIYRFRKLHATDENKEETIE
- a CDS encoding nitronate monooxygenase; the protein is MSRTLPEQWWNQLSLPVISAPMFLISGPELVKECCLNGVIGSFPAPNARPIEMLDQWMGEISDTLKAAKDKDPNSKIAPWAMNMVVHRTYSRLEEELELVKKHQPPIIITSLGSPKHVVDVVHSYGGLVFSDVSSVEFAKKAADSGVDGLILVAAGAGGHAGEINSFAFVDSVRTFWDGIILLAGSISTGHSILAAQAAGADLAYMGTRFIVAKESRANDEYREMLVDSDHDDIILTDAFSGVNCNMLKPSIKKAGMDPEQLAKKEKVDFDSMSKTSESKAWRDIWSAGHGVGAIKKIDTAADIIKQLEKEYRDSLDKLTRQAEKLTGITSK